The region GGACACTTTAGCAAACATACATCCTGGAGAAATATTATTGGAGGAATTTCTGAAACCAATGAGGATTTCAGCGTATCGACTGTCAAAGGACACCGAGATTCCACAAACACGGATTTCGATGATTTTAAAAGGACGACGACGAATAACTGCTGACACAGCGCTTCGACTGAGCTCGTATTTCGGGACGACTGCAAAATTTTGGCTCGGACTACAAGACGATTATGACATTGAAGAAGTGAGCAAAGGAAAATCCAATCTTTTCAAGAGGATAAAATCAAAAACACACCAGAACAGCGGTGAATAAAGCAAAGGCAGCACGTGCGTTTTCGTGGGTTCGGAGTTTAATTTTAACACCGCCAAAACTTCGTTTTGACGTTTAAAGATGTAAATTTGTAAAACAAAGTTTTGGCTCTGTGAAGTTCGATCGGTCTTTTCAAGTAAGGCCTTCGCTTCATAACCGCGTACGTTGTGCGTCATTCTAAGTAGCGGCAGTGCATGCATTAAGTAATTAATAAATAGATAAAAGAACAGTAAATGAATTTTTGGCATATGCAACTTCATCCTAACAATAGAGATGAAGTAAATAGAGAAGAAGTCATAAAAATTATTACCGTAAAAAAATTATTGGTTTAGGTGCTGAATGGGAAAACGATAGAGGTCAGCCACAGAAATTTAAAAACGAAGTCAAGACTGGTGACATTGTATTAATTAGAAGTGATGGCCCTGTTGCTTTAGTAAAGGTGACTGGAAAATGCATCGAAAATGACAAAAATGATGTATGGTTTGAATTGATTAGAGAAATCGAGGTCATTTCACTTGAAGGTGAATTATTTAAAAAGGAATTCAAAAAGAACTTCACAAAAAATTGGAATGACTCTTTATATTTACCAACAACCATTGAAGGGGCTAATAACTCACCTTTCATACAATTTTGGTATCGAACAGTAAAAGATAGAATAATTATGGAAGATAGTATTGCATTACTCAAATACAAAAACCAAATCATTTTACAAGGTCCGCCCGGGACAGGTAAAACAAGACAGGCGAAATTAATAGCAGAGGAATTAACCAAACCGAGAACCGTTGGTAATCCTGAAAGGATTATAGATGATTTGGTTAAAAACTTCAATCCTAATGATGACACTATAAAAGCATCAAGGGATAAAAAGGAAAAATTACTTTCAAAATTTTATGAGTTATTTCCAAAAGAAAGTCTGAATAAACTCACATTGGAAAGCTATTGCGCCGGCAAAGGCGATAGAGATAATTTTTGCTGGTGGATTGAAACAGGTTTGAAGCCTTTAGGTTCTTATTCTCCAGGAAGTGCGAGGTCCTACCTTATTTACTGGAAAAAGGATATTGAGGACTACAGTAAACATGGTTTCGTAAAAGATATTGAAGATAACCAAGAGGCAATGAAAAAAGTTTCTGAATTAATTTATGATGTTGTTCAAAATAAAAATACATATAATTCCTCTCAATATTTTGGTAACAGTTTCTTGTTAAAACTACTTAATACATACTATCCAGATGAATATTTTCCGATAAATAGTGAAAGAATGATTGATAATGCTTTGAAAATATTCAAAGTGGATTTTCAAAATTTAAATGTATTTGAAAAGAACCAAAAGTTGAATCAAATATATATTGAAAAGAAAAATAAACTTAATAGTCAGATAAATAGTTTTGAATTTGGTAAATTATTGTGGGACAACTTCAATTTAAAAACAGGTGAGGATATAAGCGTAAATGATGAAGCGATAGCAACCGGAGCATATGAAATTATCCAATTTCATCCAGGATACTCATATGAAGACTTTGTAAGGGGAATAGTTGCAGAAACAACTGAAAATGGAAATATAACGTACTCAGTTGTAAATAAAATATTAGCAGATTTTTCTCAAAAAGCAACCGATAACCCAAACGGAAACTATGTTCTAATTATAGATGAAATAAATAGAGCTAATCTACCTTCAGTTTTAGGCGAACTTATTTACGCTTTAGAATACAGAAACTCATCCGTAGTTTCTATGTACGAATATGAAGGTGAAAGAGAAATTACATTACCTAAAAACCTATATATTATAGGTACTATGAATACGGCAGACCGTTCTGTTGGTCACATTGATTATGCGTTGAGAAGAAGGTTTGCCTTTTTTGATGTTTTGCCCGACGAAAACGTTATTCAAAATCCAACTGCAAAAAAACTATTCCATGAAATTGAAACATTGTTCAGTAGTGACTTTCTATCACCCGACTTCAAAGCAAACGATGTGAAGATTGGACACAGTTATTTTTTAATTCATGACCAGGAGAGAAAACGGTTGAATTTGTCTGATAATGAAATAATCAAAATAAAATTGGAGTATGAAATAAAACCAATTCTCAGAGAATATTTAAAAGATGGTGTTTTCTTAGAAACAGTAGATGAAAAAATTGAAGAATTAAATGTCTAAATTACTATTCAATCGAGCGTTTTCAGAACACACTATTGGTGTAGATGTTTCATCAATAGATGGGCTTTCAAGTTCATCCATTCTTTTCAAACAAAAAGATGGTTGTGTTTGCATTGAAATTACTGAAGATACCACAAGCAAAAAATTGAATTCAAATTATTATATAGGAACAGATTGGTTAAATAAAAACAAAACTGCAGTTTATGTAGCTCCAAAAATTAATGACGAAGCACAACAAACAGATTATCTCAGGATGCTTTTTTCCTGTCTGCGTCATTCTGATGTAGCAAGTTTCACTAATGATTTATATGAAATTAAATTTGAAGAGCCGTTTATCGAAATTGAACAAAAACAGGACTTGATTACACCGCTTTTGATAATTCAATTCTTGCAAATTTTAAAAAGTATTGTCAAAAAGGGATTGAAAAAATCATATTACAAAATTGAACAAAACTTAAATTCAAAAATAAAAGGTAAAGTCTTAGTTGCTCAAACGTTAAAACATAATATAATAAAAAATCAACCAACAAAAACTTACTGCCAATACAATGAGTTTGGTTTAAACTGTATTGAAAACAGAATACTTAAAAAGACACTAAATTTTGTTCAAAGATATCTTGCGTTATTTCCCGAATATTCAAAACTGGTTGCATCAGTTATAAATTATTGCTCTCCAGCTTTTCAAAATGTTGACGCGAATGTTGATTTAAGAACATTGAAGAGCATTACTCATAACTCATTCTTTAAAGAATACAAAGAGGCTATTTATTTATCAAACCTAATTTTAAAAAGGTTTGGCTACAACATAAAGGAAGTTGAAACATTAAATAACGAGACGGTTAAAGTCCCACCCTTTTGGATTGATATGCCAAAACTTTTCGAATTATATGTCTTAGGATTACTAAAAGATAAATATTATAATGATATTAAATTCCAAATTCAAGGAACATATGGTCAACCCGATTTTGCTCTTGTATCTGAAAATCATAAAATGATAATAGACACAAAATATAAACGAAAATATCAGCAAGAAAAATATCAAGTAGAAGACATAAGACAATTAAGCGGATATGCAAGAGACAAAAAAGTATTATCAAAGTTAGGATACAAAACTGAACAAGAGCAAGGTAGAATAATTGATTGCTTAATAATTTATCCTGACCAATTAGCTTCAGAAAGGTTGAATGCCAACTTGAAAGAAATTCCGATTAGTGGTTTTACAAGATTTTATAAAATGCCAATCAAATTACCAATTATTAATGACTAAAATAGCCAGAAAACTGAATGACAAAGAAAAAGAACGAACGCACAACATCGTATATAAAACATTTGGCAGTCAGTGCGTTAACGAGTATTTCAGCTCGTATCAAAAGCACTTGTAACTTGACAGTGATGTGCTTCGAAATGCCAAACGTTTCATATACGTAACCGTTACCACCTATAGCGTAGATTCAACCGTCCGAATAAAAATATTATCTTTGAAAAGTGAAAGCAACAAAAAACCCGGCTTCATCACCAGCATAAGGACTGGGAGAGGAATCACCGGGACGACATTACAAAGATACAAAAAATGGACCGAAAAACAATAGAACGAATTTTTTCTCCCGATAGATTAGCCCCTTATCTTCGAAAACACGATAATAATTTTGATAAAGCAATAGAACATTATAAGGCAAACATTGAGGTATCAGAAACTTTTTATCCTCTTTTGGCGATTTTAGAAGTTGGACTCCGCAATCAAATGGATTATCAGTTACAAAGAAAATTTAATACGGATTCCTGGTATGATAATAACGATTTCATAAAGATTGTTTCCAGATTTCAAATTGATAGGATAACTGATGCAAGAAATAGCATTTTGCGAGAAAAGAAAATAGTTACATCAGGTAAAGTAATTTCAGAACTTTCATTTGGATTTTGGACTTCTCTATTAGATTCAAAATTCGAACGGACTTTGTGGAAAAAACTTCGGTTAGCTTTTCCAAATTGCCCTAAAACGATTCGACAACGCAAGACTATGAGTTCAAAGTTCAATGGAATTCGCAAATTACGGAATCGAATTTTTCACCATGAACCTGTGACATGGAATATCGATGTGATTAGAAATTATCGTGATGAAATAATTGAAGCGATTGATTGGCTTGATAAAGGTTTATTGGATTGGAGTAACGATATAATTAGAATTGACGAAGTAATTGATAAAAGACAATCGATAATCAAATAGCTACAGGTGGTAACACCTGCGAGTGAGCATAAGGCGCATGTGGCAGGTTTTTGAGCCCCGAGGAGTTTAATTCCCTCCGCCAAATCTTACGATTTGACGGGTTGAATGTAAATTATAAATCATAAATTTGGCTCAGTGGAGCTTGAAAGGACTTAATAAGTAAACCTTTCGCTCACTAGCAGGAGACGTTACCAACAAGCCTAAGAAAGAAACGATAGTGGTAATTTTGCAG is a window of Salinivirga cyanobacteriivorans DNA encoding:
- a CDS encoding HigA family addiction module antitoxin, which translates into the protein MDTLANIHPGEILLEEFLKPMRISAYRLSKDTEIPQTRISMILKGRRRITADTALRLSSYFGTTAKFWLGLQDDYDIEEVSKGKSNLFKRIKSKTHQNSGE
- a CDS encoding McrB family protein, with the protein product MTGKCIENDKNDVWFELIREIEVISLEGELFKKEFKKNFTKNWNDSLYLPTTIEGANNSPFIQFWYRTVKDRIIMEDSIALLKYKNQIILQGPPGTGKTRQAKLIAEELTKPRTVGNPERIIDDLVKNFNPNDDTIKASRDKKEKLLSKFYELFPKESLNKLTLESYCAGKGDRDNFCWWIETGLKPLGSYSPGSARSYLIYWKKDIEDYSKHGFVKDIEDNQEAMKKVSELIYDVVQNKNTYNSSQYFGNSFLLKLLNTYYPDEYFPINSERMIDNALKIFKVDFQNLNVFEKNQKLNQIYIEKKNKLNSQINSFEFGKLLWDNFNLKTGEDISVNDEAIATGAYEIIQFHPGYSYEDFVRGIVAETTENGNITYSVVNKILADFSQKATDNPNGNYVLIIDEINRANLPSVLGELIYALEYRNSSVVSMYEYEGEREITLPKNLYIIGTMNTADRSVGHIDYALRRRFAFFDVLPDENVIQNPTAKKLFHEIETLFSSDFLSPDFKANDVKIGHSYFLIHDQERKRLNLSDNEIIKIKLEYEIKPILREYLKDGVFLETVDEKIEELNV
- a CDS encoding 5-methylcytosine restriction system specificity protein McrC; protein product: MSKLLFNRAFSEHTIGVDVSSIDGLSSSSILFKQKDGCVCIEITEDTTSKKLNSNYYIGTDWLNKNKTAVYVAPKINDEAQQTDYLRMLFSCLRHSDVASFTNDLYEIKFEEPFIEIEQKQDLITPLLIIQFLQILKSIVKKGLKKSYYKIEQNLNSKIKGKVLVAQTLKHNIIKNQPTKTYCQYNEFGLNCIENRILKKTLNFVQRYLALFPEYSKLVASVINYCSPAFQNVDANVDLRTLKSITHNSFFKEYKEAIYLSNLILKRFGYNIKEVETLNNETVKVPPFWIDMPKLFELYVLGLLKDKYYNDIKFQIQGTYGQPDFALVSENHKMIIDTKYKRKYQQEKYQVEDIRQLSGYARDKKVLSKLGYKTEQEQGRIIDCLIIYPDQLASERLNANLKEIPISGFTRFYKMPIKLPIIND
- a CDS encoding Abi family protein; this translates as MDRKTIERIFSPDRLAPYLRKHDNNFDKAIEHYKANIEVSETFYPLLAILEVGLRNQMDYQLQRKFNTDSWYDNNDFIKIVSRFQIDRITDARNSILREKKIVTSGKVISELSFGFWTSLLDSKFERTLWKKLRLAFPNCPKTIRQRKTMSSKFNGIRKLRNRIFHHEPVTWNIDVIRNYRDEIIEAIDWLDKGLLDWSNDIIRIDEVIDKRQSIIK